tatcatgtctggaacataatggaaccaataaggaatgtcgacataagatgatttatttgcatacaaggtagcacttcaatttatgaatataatcgaggatcatgaacccacgtcaatataagagtgcgcactcgtagaacagattggattgaatggaaacgtggggttaaatagtttaaggaagaaaggtGTATTtgaccatatgattaagacgccatatgatgttaaaaccagtggatataaatggatcttgtgaggaatagaaatcgtgagatataaagctgatgttgcacaaggattctcacaaagaccagtaatagattatgaggagacatattcccatgtggtggatgcaactacttttagatttttcataagtctggctatataagagagaaaattagacttgcagcaagttgatgtagtgactgcatatttatatggtccactggataatgaaagtactagagtgtattgagctgaaagtacaacaagttctcgagaacaatattgataataatcaaagtatatgatctgaatatcctaggaacctctggatacaatttcccaaacagttgaatatctcaagaaagagtttgagatgaaagatcttggaaaacaaagttttgtttgggattacagtttgagtacattaacaatgaaatccttgtgcatcaaatagtatatacagaaaagggtactcaagagatttaatatggaccattCTCActcattatctagtacatgggggtgagatcacttgttttggacactgatccattcagtccaaaggtggacgataaaaaagtccatttagtcctgagatggacgatgcagaagtcttgttttagacactgatctgattagtccataagaaggacgatgaagaagcttttaattttggtttattttatactaaccagcccaaaaaTGGGTTATttagttttgttgatttgttttcagacatgttatgttttacacatggtggtacacgcatatcacagcaacatcatccaagatttcgtgtgtgtgtatttgaggtcgatgactcaatatgttcgatcagattgtggcattgccgatggtaaagaagaaccaactatcatgttcgaggacgaagcatattctgcccaagatcttcatcacccacggattgcagaaaattggagaggtccaagggatcttcagtaatgtccaaatcagggggagtaatgtgtgttgtactctttttccttcaccatggttttgtcctaatttggtttttttggtaaggttttaatgagacaacattaaagcacattacaagctctaaatggttatggaaTCCAAGGGGGATTGtgatgaaccagattgtggatggctcataaccaagaggttatgatttgtaatattttcatttatgtacgacggtgtaatctcttatataaggaacttctatgttatgaataaacatagacttttcttttacttttataacattttgaggattttctttaaaattggcaattaaatatatcttataacataaattctaaataaaaataaggaTTTCTTATATTCTGTAAAATTCAAATTTCCACTCTTTTCAGTGAAGGTTTTGGTTTGTGTGATATTTGACTAGGTTACTTCGTGTGATATTCGAcacattaatttaataaaaatactaaataccACCCTAACGTATATTATATGGTCTTTTATGGATTTATATCATTTATGAGaggataaaataacaatatttacataccttataaaaaacaaaaataaaataactggAAAGTGGAGAAAGAAACTCCTAGACTTCGATATTATctattctctttctttctctttcacgCCACTCTCTCCTTAAAAGCCAACCtttttctccatctcttctctctctctgtgtggTGCTTGCTTTCATCAATGGCGACTCTAGAAGACATAGGAGTCTCAGCTCTGATAAACCTCTTCGGTGCCTTCTTGTTTCTGATAGCATTCGCTGTCCTAAGAATCCAACCCATCAACGACAGAGTCTACTTCCCCAAATGGTATCTCTCCGGAGACAGACACAGTCCCCGCCGCTCCGACGGAAACCTCGTCGGAAAATTTGTCAACCTCAACTTCAAAACATACTTCACTTTCCTTAATTGGATGCCTCAAGCCATGAAAATGAGTGAATCCGAGATCATTCGTCACGCTGGTTTCGATTCTGCTGTTTTCCTCAGGATTTACACTCTCgggtaacttcttcttcttcctcctcctcagttgacctttttttctttcttttgaaaATGCAAAATTCTCAATCTTGAGAGATGTCAACTTCTCGAGAAACTGAAAGGAAAAAACTCGAAACTTTTCAGTTATAAAGGTTtatgtcttttctttttctccacAAATAAACTTTTCTGGGTATTTAGGCTACTTATGATATTCATGAGTCTAATCACTAAAAAGATAGATACTGTTGAATTCTCGAGAAAAATTGGAACTTTCTGagaaaattttggtatttattgtgttcttgtttgttttcttgGGGATTTCCGTGATTTGTAATCCCCAAGAACGAGTTTCACCAAGTGACATAATCCCGAATTTTACGGTTAAAAATAATCTTTAATTCGTCAGAAAATATTTGTACTTTATTCTTACAGAACATGTTATTACAAAACACAGCTAAGTTTCGGATTTGTCTGCTCTGTATTCCACAAAGACAAAAGCAAAAGCAATAATGGAAGTTTTGTTTGTTGTCACTGTTTGTTTCCTGAGAAAGTCACTTTTTAGATATTCCTTTTCCGGGGAAAGTTATTGAGATTAATTATGAGAGAATCTGCATTAGTTAGTTTTTCCTTctaaagatgttttttttctttttcttttcatgttGGTGTTTGGCAGCTTGAAGATCTTTGTACCAGCCATGGTTCTAGCACTCGCAGTTCTTGTTCCAGTGAATGTATCAAGCGGAACACTCTTCTTCTTGAAGAAGGAACTCGTTGTCAGCGACATTGATAAGCTCTCCATATCTAATGTCCAGCCAGAATCCTCCAAGTGAGAGCTTAGTTctgttttagaaaaaatgaGCTTTAGTACTAATGATGGTTAGTGATCATTATTAACATctttatgtgtgtgtgtgtctgtgtttaGGTTCTTCTTCCACATTGGAGTAGAGTACCTTTTCACGCTATGGGCATGTTTCATGCTCTACAGAGAGTACAACACTGTTGCACTAATGCGTCTTCAGTATCTAGCTTCACAGCGTAGGCGTCCTGAGCAGTTCACTGTAAGTGaaaacttcaaatatttaaCACTGATGAGTGTTTTCTTAATACATTTGGAGTTTTGTTTTTTGCAGGTTGTTGTCAGAAACGTCCCTGACATGCCTGGACACTCAGTTCCGGATACTGTGGATCAGTTCTTTAGGACGAATCACCCTGAGCATTATCTCTGTCATCAGGTAATTATGTTTTGTCCTTATAAATTGCTTATCTTTGTTATAATCAGTTCGATTGAGGGATCGGATCTTCTTGTTTCAGGCAGTTTATAACGCGAACAAGTACGCGAAGCTGGTGAAGCAGAGACAGAGGCTGCAAGACTGGTATGACTATTATGTGCTCAAGCATCAACGCAATCCTCATAAGAAGAAGCCTACTTGCAGagttagtctctctctctctctctctctctctctacgccATTTCTTTAGTCTTTTTTTTAGATGTAATGATGTTGATAAGGTTGTTGTCTTCTCCAGACAGGGTTTCTAGGTCTATGGGGTAAAAAAGTTGACTCCATCGAGTACTACCAACAACAGATCAAGGACTTTGACCACACTGTAAGCTACTCCTCTGGTGCAGCTAACACAGACACTTTAACCTCATTTTAAACACGTGTCTGATGTTGATAACAGATGGCTTTGGAGCGCCAAAAAGTTCTTAAAGACTCGAAACTGATGCTTCCCGTCGCATTCGTGTCGTTTGATTCACGGTGGGGAGCTGCCGTTTGCGCACAGACGCAGCAGAGCAAGAATCCAACGCTGTGGCTAACGAGCAGCGCTCCAGAGCCTCGTGATATCTATTGGCAAAACCTTTCTATACCTTTTATCTCTCTGACCATCAGAAAGCTCATAATTGGTGTCTCAGTCTTTGCATTGGTCTTCTTCTACATGATCCCCATCGCTTTCGTGCAGTCTCTTGCCAATTTACAAGGTCTTGATCGAGTTGCGCCTTTCCTCAGACCTGTCACTAGACTGTAAGTCAAAGCAATCACATGCCAATTTACACAAACTTGATAGAGTTGAATGACTCCATCTTCTTGTTATTGCAGGGACTTTGTAAAGTCATTCTTACAAGGTTTTCTACCTGGTCTCGCTCTGAAGATCTTCTTGTGGATCCTCCCAACAGTGTTACTGATTATGTCGAAGATTGAGGGCTACATTGCTTTATCTACACTTGAGCGTAGAGCAGCAGCGAAATACTATTACTTTATGTTAGTAAATGTGTTCTTGGGAAGTATCATTGCCGGAACCGCTTTTGAGCAGCTTGACTCTTTCCTTCACCAGTCACCAACTCAGTAAGCAACCTTTAACCTCTTATAAACTCTCCAAAAGAATCATACCTTTGAAAATGCTTTTGTTTATTCTTAATGGTGTTGTACTTGTACAGGATTCCTCGAACCATTGGTGTCTCTATACCGATGAAAGCTACCTTCTTTATCACGTACATAATGGTTGACGGGTGGGCTGGTATAGCGGGTGAGATTCTCCGGTTAAAGCCCCTCGTGATCTTCCACttgaagaacatgtttattgTGAAGACGGACCGAGATAGAGAGAGAGCAATGGACCCTGGTTTTGTCGATTTCAAGGAGACTCTCCCATCTCTCCAGCTCTACTTCCTCTTGGGGATTGTCTACGCCGTTGTCACTCCCATTCTCCTTCCCTTCATTTGTGTCTTCTTCGCGTTTGCTTACTTGGTCTATCGCCATCAGGTTCGCTTTACAACTCAGTGGCATCTAatactatttttcaaatttactcAACAattttcataccttaaatttgtgatgaaaaaaaaagactaaactACCACTccttaattatttataaatgtgtaaaaatgatttatataatgTTAGGTTATTTTTGATTGATTGTATTTTCGAAAAGTGGTAGCTTAGCCTATAGTATTTCAAACAGTTTCTTGATCTTTCTTGATGATGTTTTCTTGGGTTTACAACGCAGATAATCAACGTTTACAACCAACAATATGAGAGCTGTGGAGCGTTCTGGCCGCACGTTCATGGCAGGATAATAGCTAGCTTGTTGATATCTCAGCTTCTGCTTATGGGACTTTTGACTTCTAAAAAGGCAGCTAACTCAACGCCTTTGCTTATCATCTTACCCAttctcactctttctttccacAAGTACTGCAAACACCGCTTCGAACCCGCCTTCGGAAAATACCCACTCGAGGTAAAGTACCAATCTTCTCCAGGACCACATCATAACCCAAAAGAAAAGTTTCTAGCTTTCTTACAAAAACATGTGTTCATCATTGGTCTTACTGCA
This region of Brassica napus cultivar Da-Ae chromosome C5, Da-Ae, whole genome shotgun sequence genomic DNA includes:
- the LOC106365602 gene encoding CSC1-like protein At1g32090; the protein is MATLEDIGVSALINLFGAFLFLIAFAVLRIQPINDRVYFPKWYLSGDRHSPRRSDGNLVGKFVNLNFKTYFTFLNWMPQAMKMSESEIIRHAGFDSAVFLRIYTLGLKIFVPAMVLALAVLVPVNVSSGTLFFLKKELVVSDIDKLSISNVQPESSKFFFHIGVEYLFTLWACFMLYREYNTVALMRLQYLASQRRRPEQFTVVVRNVPDMPGHSVPDTVDQFFRTNHPEHYLCHQAVYNANKYAKLVKQRQRLQDWYDYYVLKHQRNPHKKKPTCRTGFLGLWGKKVDSIEYYQQQIKDFDHTMALERQKVLKDSKLMLPVAFVSFDSRWGAAVCAQTQQSKNPTLWLTSSAPEPRDIYWQNLSIPFISLTIRKLIIGVSVFALVFFYMIPIAFVQSLANLQGLDRVAPFLRPVTRLDFVKSFLQGFLPGLALKIFLWILPTVLLIMSKIEGYIALSTLERRAAAKYYYFMLVNVFLGSIIAGTAFEQLDSFLHQSPTQIPRTIGVSIPMKATFFITYIMVDGWAGIAGEILRLKPLVIFHLKNMFIVKTDRDRERAMDPGFVDFKETLPSLQLYFLLGIVYAVVTPILLPFICVFFAFAYLVYRHQIINVYNQQYESCGAFWPHVHGRIIASLLISQLLLMGLLTSKKAANSTPLLIILPILTLSFHKYCKHRFEPAFGKYPLEDAMAKDKLEKETEPELNMKADLADAYLHPIFLSFDEELDEEDERHQKETTEVRVDKHETQSSSPVTELGTPSHYQQHEVYNPTSPSSHYASAYEQSSSQYEYHYETHRYEEHGGYRYNN